A genome region from Deltaproteobacteria bacterium includes the following:
- the gspF gene encoding type II secretion system inner membrane protein GspF, which translates to MPLFEYKGLTQTGKNKSGVIDSENIKMARSKLKKEGVFVTDIKNKIKASSKKNASPLFQKGVPIKDLALMTRQLAVLIKSQIPLVDALAAVSEQVENQILAMALADAKNMVNEGSSFYKSLAKYPHIFDNIFISLCEAGEMSGSLDVILMRLAEFTESSAKLRQKVTSAMTYPIIMLVVVFIIMMGLFTFVIPKMVTIFESAPELQLPWYTQVIIDISTFMSNYWYLIIGFLVGTFLLFINWKNSPTGKPQWDALSLRMPVFGPIIRIVAVSRFTRTLATLLTGGVPMLFALDIVRNVVNNSVIASAIDEARNNISEGESIAGPLGKSGQFPPIVIHMVRIGEKTGDLENMLTQVSDAYDFTVQNKIEGMTALITPVITIIMGGVVMIIVLSIVIPMFEMTNLGQ; encoded by the coding sequence ATGCCACTATTTGAATACAAAGGCCTCACCCAAACTGGAAAAAATAAATCAGGCGTGATTGATTCTGAAAACATAAAAATGGCCCGCTCTAAGCTTAAAAAAGAGGGTGTTTTTGTCACCGATATAAAGAATAAAATCAAAGCTTCTTCCAAAAAAAATGCCTCACCCTTATTTCAAAAAGGTGTGCCTATTAAGGATTTGGCCTTAATGACAAGGCAATTAGCGGTGCTCATTAAATCACAAATTCCCTTAGTCGATGCCCTCGCCGCTGTCAGCGAACAAGTGGAAAACCAGATCCTCGCCATGGCCCTAGCTGACGCAAAAAATATGGTTAACGAAGGAAGTTCTTTTTACAAATCCTTAGCCAAGTACCCACATATATTTGATAATATTTTTATTTCTTTGTGCGAGGCCGGAGAAATGTCTGGAAGTTTGGATGTCATCTTAATGAGACTCGCAGAATTTACGGAATCCTCAGCCAAACTCCGACAAAAAGTGACCAGCGCCATGACCTATCCCATTATCATGCTTGTTGTTGTTTTTATCATTATGATGGGACTTTTTACTTTTGTAATACCAAAAATGGTTACCATTTTTGAGTCAGCACCGGAACTTCAGCTTCCTTGGTACACTCAAGTCATCATCGATATTTCGACATTCATGTCTAACTATTGGTACCTTATTATTGGATTTTTAGTTGGGACTTTTTTACTTTTTATCAACTGGAAAAATTCACCTACAGGAAAACCACAATGGGACGCCCTCTCTCTAAGAATGCCTGTTTTTGGACCTATTATCCGAATCGTTGCTGTTAGTCGTTTCACTCGAACCTTGGCTACCTTGCTTACAGGTGGAGTTCCCATGCTCTTTGCCTTAGATATCGTTCGCAATGTTGTGAATAATTCAGTCATTGCCAGTGCCATTGATGAAGCTCGCAATAATATTTCCGAAGGAGAAAGCATCGCTGGTCCCTTAGGGAAATCAGGACAATTTCCACCCATCGTGATTCATATGGTTCGCATCGGTGAAAAAACGGGAGATCTTGAAAACATGCTCACTCAAGTTTCTGATGCTTATGACTTCACTGTCCAAAATAAAATTGAGGGCATGACGGCCCTTATCACTCCTGTTATCACCATCATTATGGGAGGAGTTGTCATGATTATTGTATTATCTATTGTTATCCCTATGTTTGAGATGACAAATCTCGGGCAATAA
- a CDS encoding single-stranded DNA-binding protein, whose amino-acid sequence MAGINKVIIVGRLGNNPELKTLSPGNMVTTFSVATSESWVKDGQKQERTEWHRVVVWGKQAENCAKYLSKGRQVYVEGKLQTRQWEDQQGQKKYSTEVVAQNVQFLGSTSENATTTSSSQNEGFEAQDFGPEPKFDANDEIPF is encoded by the coding sequence ATGGCAGGAATTAATAAAGTTATCATTGTTGGACGTTTAGGCAATAACCCTGAGCTAAAAACTTTATCCCCAGGTAATATGGTCACCACTTTTAGTGTGGCTACCAGTGAGTCATGGGTAAAGGATGGACAAAAACAAGAACGCACTGAATGGCACCGTGTGGTTGTTTGGGGCAAACAAGCAGAAAATTGCGCCAAATACTTAAGCAAAGGCCGTCAGGTTTACGTTGAAGGAAAACTTCAAACTCGACAATGGGAAGATCAACAAGGTCAAAAGAAATACTCCACAGAAGTCGTTGCTCAAAATGTTCAATTCCTTGGTAGCACTTCTGAAAATGCAACAACAACAAGCTCATCACAAAATGAAGGTTTTGAAGCTCAAGATTTTGGCCCAGAACCTAAATTTGATGCAAATGATGAAATTCCATTTTAA
- the pilM gene encoding pilus assembly protein PilM produces MKSIGIDIGSYSIKVVEINSTAKGFQLVQFYTHPFSLKPNSDIHFEIIEFLRGLTLKYDPLNTKYILGLRQDKVAIRTKVFPFSDRNKIAKTLPLDLEEEIPFNIDNAIFDFKINKIVPPSAEILAFIVKKEAVEKCIQLLKECGINIDILSCEGSAYSNLLEKWDQPIIPLSSKISGPGSPIPEPFNDEQTKYTNKKLDLVLNIGHSQTLLTFYHENKLVAVRTILWGGKLVGEEIAKKFNLPLSEAHKELELKGFILTKKEVISAEAKTFSEIISKAVKNLIQDVQISILDTKSELNAEVSRIEITGGMSLIKGIGPYITQLLEMPCNKLRTLDHFSQVYFEKNDQNEACLGIAIGLAIEGLKKPRNPPINFLKKEFAKEDHRVKIFWSSWGPTIKLSIALIVVFYVWSFLRIDFSEALAVQAQKNLKTIAKKTMGVSAKNATKKNIEKYLNDNKKTISDLKSSETFYQMNSALEVLKKISDNLPTKTQIKLDVKKFEVNDQAVTLEGYVNSPVEQSLIKEYLKVLSTDEKIQSLNSTLPPIQNRVTFNFIFNIDRGITKER; encoded by the coding sequence ATGAAAAGTATTGGAATTGATATTGGCAGCTATTCAATCAAAGTTGTTGAAATCAATTCAACAGCCAAAGGATTTCAGCTTGTCCAATTTTACACCCATCCGTTTTCACTAAAGCCAAACAGTGATATTCATTTTGAAATTATTGAGTTTTTAAGGGGCCTCACCTTAAAGTATGACCCTCTAAATACAAAATATATTTTAGGCTTACGCCAAGACAAGGTAGCCATCCGAACGAAAGTTTTTCCTTTTTCAGATCGAAATAAAATTGCAAAAACCTTGCCCTTAGATTTGGAAGAAGAAATCCCATTTAATATTGATAATGCGATTTTTGATTTTAAGATCAATAAAATAGTTCCTCCCTCTGCAGAAATCCTAGCCTTTATCGTTAAAAAAGAGGCCGTTGAAAAATGCATCCAACTTTTAAAAGAATGTGGTATCAATATAGATATTCTTTCCTGCGAAGGGAGTGCCTACTCTAACTTACTTGAAAAATGGGACCAGCCAATTATTCCGCTATCGTCTAAAATTTCTGGTCCTGGATCGCCGATTCCGGAACCATTTAACGATGAACAAACGAAATACACAAATAAAAAATTGGACCTTGTTTTAAACATTGGACACTCTCAAACCCTATTGACCTTTTATCACGAAAATAAATTAGTCGCAGTTCGTACCATTCTCTGGGGTGGAAAGCTCGTCGGCGAGGAAATTGCCAAAAAATTTAATCTTCCCCTATCGGAAGCCCACAAAGAACTTGAGTTAAAGGGTTTTATCTTAACTAAAAAAGAAGTCATCTCTGCCGAAGCTAAAACTTTTTCAGAGATCATATCAAAAGCGGTAAAAAATCTGATTCAAGATGTACAGATTTCTATTTTAGATACCAAGTCTGAGCTTAATGCGGAGGTCTCCAGAATTGAAATCACCGGGGGAATGAGTCTCATTAAAGGCATTGGTCCCTATATCACTCAATTGTTAGAAATGCCTTGTAACAAACTAAGAACGCTTGATCATTTTTCCCAAGTCTATTTTGAAAAAAATGACCAAAATGAAGCTTGTCTTGGAATAGCCATTGGACTTGCGATCGAAGGTCTAAAGAAACCAAGAAATCCACCAATTAATTTCCTTAAGAAAGAATTTGCCAAAGAAGATCATCGGGTAAAAATTTTCTGGTCCTCTTGGGGGCCCACCATTAAACTCAGCATTGCCCTTATCGTCGTCTTTTATGTTTGGTCATTTTTAAGAATTGATTTTTCTGAAGCCCTCGCCGTTCAGGCACAAAAAAATTTAAAGACAATAGCAAAAAAAACCATGGGCGTCTCAGCAAAAAATGCGACAAAAAAAAATATTGAAAAATACCTGAATGACAATAAAAAAACTATTTCAGATTTAAAATCTTCTGAAACTTTTTACCAGATGAACTCTGCTTTGGAAGTCTTAAAAAAAATTTCTGATAATTTACCAACTAAAACTCAAATAAAATTAGATGTTAAAAAATTTGAAGTCAACGATCAAGCGGTGACACTTGAAGGATATGTGAATTCTCCAGTAGAACAGTCGCTGATAAAGGAATATCTAAAAGTCCTTTCTACTGATGAAAAGATCCAATCTTTAAATTCAACTCTGCCTCCAATACAAAACAGAGTGACCTTTAATTTTATTTTTAATATTGACAGAGGTATAACAAAGGAAAGATAA
- a CDS encoding glycoside hydrolase family 1 protein, whose translation MNLAIRFMAQVMEKIFYLVFIVPFKNSDQFSRLYYYNLKFFQLILFIGLIMSFSSKSAATETFWWGVSTSPYQTEDVALESDNEFYFKTDWDVFYDLGKLKYPKKNGVFSYTEYQRDIEKIKELGVSHYRFGIEWARIEPSPGVYNKKALEHYKKIVTELKKNHITPIICLWHWTFPSWGYPIDNSNSFGWMNPKIKERWPKFVRLIVNAFMDDVEYIAPQNEPNAQGLAGFFLGIFPPGEKHSLSLYRTYIDEAANAFIVSSKIIKELAPKIKVISIQNMIHWKKTWWDIFGYFYKLGNEFNFKHLDLIQDHIDILGFNYYYSLNASPFNNPRVIDPNGLENIIRSLASKYHKPLLLTENGWPDGIGKIKNDYFASHIKIVNKMRTEVNLIGYFYWSLVDNFEWSSGYQEKYGLYSYSEKDKSLKPYEVATSFKKAIFEDRNK comes from the coding sequence ATGAATCTTGCAATTCGTTTTATGGCTCAAGTTATGGAGAAAATTTTCTATCTGGTGTTTATAGTTCCATTCAAAAATTCAGATCAATTCAGTAGGTTGTATTATTATAATTTAAAATTTTTTCAATTGATTCTATTTATCGGTTTAATTATGAGTTTTAGCTCAAAAAGTGCGGCTACAGAAACTTTCTGGTGGGGAGTCTCGACTTCTCCGTATCAAACAGAAGATGTGGCTCTTGAAAGCGACAATGAATTTTATTTTAAAACAGATTGGGATGTTTTTTATGATTTAGGAAAACTAAAGTACCCTAAAAAAAATGGGGTGTTTAGCTATACAGAATACCAACGAGATATTGAAAAAATCAAAGAGCTAGGAGTGAGTCATTATCGATTTGGAATTGAATGGGCTCGAATCGAGCCTTCACCTGGAGTTTACAATAAAAAAGCTCTCGAACATTACAAAAAAATAGTGACTGAACTAAAAAAAAACCACATCACTCCCATTATTTGTTTGTGGCATTGGACCTTCCCCAGCTGGGGCTACCCCATCGATAATTCAAATAGCTTTGGCTGGATGAATCCTAAAATTAAAGAAAGATGGCCCAAGTTTGTAAGATTAATTGTAAATGCGTTTATGGATGATGTCGAATACATAGCTCCACAAAATGAGCCCAATGCTCAAGGTCTAGCAGGTTTTTTTCTGGGAATTTTTCCTCCAGGAGAAAAGCACTCTCTTTCTCTTTATCGAACCTACATAGACGAAGCTGCCAACGCATTTATTGTTTCCTCGAAAATAATTAAGGAGCTTGCTCCAAAGATAAAAGTAATTTCTATTCAAAATATGATTCATTGGAAAAAAACTTGGTGGGATATTTTTGGTTATTTCTATAAATTAGGAAATGAATTTAATTTTAAACACTTGGATCTTATCCAAGATCATATAGATATTTTGGGATTTAATTATTATTACAGTTTAAATGCCTCACCGTTTAACAATCCAAGAGTTATCGACCCCAACGGACTTGAAAATATCATTCGTTCCCTTGCCTCGAAATACCATAAACCGTTGTTACTTACTGAAAATGGATGGCCTGATGGAATTGGAAAAATTAAAAACGACTATTTTGCTTCTCACATTAAAATAGTCAATAAAATGAGAACAGAAGTAAATCTCATTGGATATTTTTATTGGAGTTTGGTTGATAATTTTGAATGGTCTTCTGGATATCAAGAAAAATATGGTTTATATAGCTATTCAGAAAAAGATAAATCCCTGAAACCTTACGAAGTTGCCACTTCCTTTAAAAAAGCAATTTTCGAGGATAGAAATAAATAA
- a CDS encoding neutral/alkaline non-lysosomal ceramidase N-terminal domain-containing protein, protein MNHQRKYLSIVLFFFLGLYSLNSHTQSEVGFSEEKILIPEGTSLAGYLPRRVFRNFDSPYASYFKSSVGFSNLPRTKVIALKNHSQIILIATIDVIAIDPEMRKQAETLIQSKFKEKINLYLIATHTHSGPGGFSKFELWQHLAIDKFNNQIFDLFLNSIIDSSTQAISNLKKAKMSFQQIAIDDVTYNRRRSLFLNPKANLITFLDNDNKKIVSLFNFPIHGTVLGPKNLYLSGDLPNLLEVKLQKSFQHPFMFISGAAGDIGPKLDKYKYFELDSAGDFVLMETLVENIVGQVISKWNQTDSSELKTISHQTFKIDLPKANVNLSHCLEFVLPKKFQWISKLFFNVSMPPDLNKPMELSIMKWNNLHFYLIPGEPITEIGKLIESKSLENNLSNPILFTLANSYYGYILTQKEFQRGGYESCNSFYGSSYGENFLSGVYSSIQKFRSIQ, encoded by the coding sequence ATGAATCATCAAAGAAAGTACTTATCCATTGTTTTGTTCTTTTTTTTAGGATTGTATTCGTTAAACTCTCATACTCAATCTGAGGTTGGTTTTTCAGAAGAGAAAATTTTGATTCCGGAAGGGACCTCCTTGGCTGGATATTTACCCAGGAGAGTCTTTAGAAATTTTGATAGTCCCTATGCGTCTTATTTTAAATCATCTGTTGGATTTTCAAACTTACCAAGAACCAAAGTTATAGCCTTAAAAAATCATTCCCAAATTATCTTGATAGCCACTATAGATGTGATTGCCATTGACCCCGAAATGAGAAAACAGGCAGAAACTCTCATTCAAAGCAAATTTAAGGAAAAAATTAATTTATATTTAATCGCTACTCATACACATTCGGGTCCTGGAGGTTTTTCTAAATTTGAGCTATGGCAACACTTAGCTATAGATAAATTTAACAATCAAATATTTGATTTATTTTTAAATTCCATTATTGATAGCTCCACTCAAGCTATATCCAATCTTAAGAAAGCAAAAATGAGTTTTCAACAAATTGCTATTGATGATGTTACATATAATAGAAGAAGGAGCTTGTTTCTTAATCCTAAAGCAAATCTCATTACGTTTTTGGATAATGATAATAAAAAAATTGTATCTTTATTTAATTTTCCAATACATGGAACAGTTTTAGGTCCTAAAAATTTATACTTAAGTGGTGATTTACCTAATTTATTAGAAGTTAAACTCCAAAAATCATTTCAACACCCCTTTATGTTTATCTCCGGTGCGGCTGGGGATATCGGGCCTAAACTAGATAAATATAAATATTTTGAATTAGATTCCGCCGGCGATTTTGTCTTAATGGAAACTCTCGTCGAGAATATTGTTGGACAGGTAATTTCCAAGTGGAACCAAACAGATAGTTCAGAGCTAAAAACTATATCTCATCAAACTTTCAAAATAGATTTACCAAAGGCAAATGTGAATCTTTCACACTGTCTTGAATTTGTCTTACCGAAAAAATTTCAATGGATTTCAAAACTATTTTTTAATGTTTCCATGCCTCCAGACCTTAACAAACCCATGGAACTATCTATAATGAAATGGAACAACTTACATTTTTACTTAATTCCAGGAGAACCCATTACTGAAATTGGAAAATTAATTGAAAGCAAGAGCCTCGAAAATAATTTAAGCAACCCAATTCTCTTCACCTTGGCAAACTCATATTATGGTTATATTCTAACCCAAAAAGAATTTCAAAGGGGTGGATATGAATCTTGCAATTCGTTTTATGGCTCAAGTTATGGAGAAAATTTTCTATCTGGTGTTTATAGTTCCATTCAAAAATTCAGATCAATTCAGTAG